The Amycolatopsis endophytica genome includes the window GAACGACTGTCGCCGGACCACCCCACTGGCCATACTGATTCGGACCTGTCCGAAAGTCGCCCGTCATGATCGAGCTGGTCCTGAGCGCCGAGAGTCCCGTCCGGTTCGGGATCTCGCCGCTGGAGGAGGCGCTCGGCGCGGTCCAGGTGATGCTCGGCCTGCGCGCCCACCCGGCGCACCCGCCGTGGCTGACCGGCACCGACCTGCCGATCGCCGAGCTGCGTGCCGTCCTGTCCGGCCGCCGCTACATCACCGATTTCCTCAGCCCGCCCCCGGACGGCCCGCACACCACCGCACAGGCGCAGCTCGACCGCATCCGCCGCACCCCGCCCGCGCAGGTCACCGCCGAGCTGGCCATGGTCGACGCCGACCTCAGCCTGCTCCCGGACGATCCGGCACGGGCCCGCGACCTGCTCGCCGACCAGATGGACCTCGTCTGGACCGAACTCGTCGCACCGCACTGGCCACCGATGCGCGATGTCCTCACCGCCGACATCGCCTACCGCTCGCGTCGCCTCGCCGACGGCGGCCTGCCACTGGCGCTGGCCGATCTCCATCGGCGGGTCCGGCTCGCGGGTGGATCGATCCTGGTGGAGTCCCGCTCGCGGGAACGGGTCCGCCTCGGCGGGCGCGGGCTGCTCCTGCTGCCCGCGGTCTTCGCGTGGCCCGGCGTCGGCGTCGTCACCGTGCCACCGTGGCAGCCCGCGCTGCTCTACCCGGCCCGCGGCGTCGCCGGGCTCTGGGCCGCACCGAGCACACCTGATGATCGGCTCGCGAAGGTGTTCGGGCGGACGAAGGCCGCCGTGCTGCTCGCCCTCGGCGAACCGCTCGGCACCTCCACCCTCGCCACCCGGCTGGGTCTGGCCGCGAGCACGGTGTCGGAGCACCTCACCGCCCTGCGTGACGTGGGGATTCTCACCGCCGCCCGTACCGGACACGAGGTGCGGTACCGCCGCAGCGATCTTGGCGACGCGATTCTCGCGGGCCTAGGCTGGGGCTGAACCCATGCGAGGGAGCGAATAGATGCGAATCGTCCACTTCGGACATGCCTGTGTCCTGCTGGAAACGGACAACGCGCGGATCCTGCTCGACCCCGGCGCGTTCTCGGAAGGCTTCGAGGGCGAGCGCGAGCTGGACGCCGTGCTGATCACGCACCAGCACTTCGACCACATCGACAGCGAGCGACTGCCCAAGGTGCTGGAGGCCAACCCGGGCGCCAAGCTGATCGTCGACCCGGGCTCGGAGGAGACCGTGCAGAAGCTCGGTCTCGAGTTCGAGGTCGTGCGGCCCGGTGACAGCTTCGAAGCCGGCGGCGCGGCGGTCAACGTCGTCGGCGGTCAGCATGCCGTCATCCACGACGACATCCCGGTCATCCCGAACGTCGGCTACATCGTCGACCACGGCGCCTTCTACCACCCCGGCGACTCGTTCTTCGTGCCCGAGCAGAAGATCGACGTCCTCGGCCTGCCGACCGGCGCGCCGTGGCTCAAGGCCGGGGAGGCCGTCGACTACCTGCGGGCCGTCGCGCCGCGGGTCGCCGTGCCGATCCACGAGGCGGTGCTCGCGAACCCGGCCATGCACTACGGCCTGTTCACCAACCTGGCGCCGGAGGGCACCGAGGTGCGCGTCGGGACGCGCGGCGAGGACGTCAAGCTCCCGTAGGTCGTGCCGAAGGCCCGGTTCTCCAGCGCGACGTCGACGGCGTCGAGGAACGCGTGCCGGAGACCGGGCCGGGCCAGGTCGACCGCGTCGATGCCGAGCCGCACGAGACCACCACGTCGTGCGGCTCGCGCCGAGGCGAGCACGAGCGCGAACGCGCGCACGGTCTCGGTGCGGTGGTTGTGCGCCGCGAAGCTCTGCACGCGGGCGCGGTGGATCGTGCGTGTGCGCAGGTCGTGCACCGCGACGAGGTCCGCGCACAACGCGAAGTCCTGCTCGCGGGCGGCGGCGATCGTGCCCGGCGAGGCCAGCCACCGCGGCGGCGCGAAACCGTCGGCGGACAGGTCCAGCTTCTCCATCGCGGCCTTGGCGGCGATCATCCGCAGCCGCGCCTCGTGCGCGGGCAGCCCGGCGAATTCGGCCTTGCGGTGCAGGCTGACCGCACGGTGGCTGGGCGTGATGCGGTGGTCGTAGCCGTGCAGCAGGAGCCCGTCGCCGCGGTGGACGCGTGTCCGGACCCATTCGGTCGCGGCCTGCGACCCCTCGGCGCGGGGCGCGAAGAGGAGGGACAGGGGGACGTTCCGGCGGTCCAGCTCGGCCGCGAGTTCGGCGCAGCGGTGCAGCGTCCGCGGACCGATGCCGGACAGTGAGACCAGCAGACGAGCGTCCATGTCACCCACCGCACCAGATCGTCATGACGAACCCCTTACCCGCGGGTGACGGCAACCATGACGGGATCTGACAGGGTTCGGCCGCACCGTGGGTGGCATGAGCAACGAACTGAGTGGGAAGGTCGCCCTCGTCGCCGGTGGCACGCGCGGGGCGAGCCGGGCGATCGCGATCGAGCTGGGGCGCCGGGGCGCGTTCGTGTACGTCACCGGGCGGACCTCCGGTGAGCACCGCTCCGAGGTGGGCAGGCCGGAGACGATCGAGGGCACCCTGGAGCGGATCACCGACGCGGGCGGCAAGGGCGCGGCGATCCGCGTCGACCACCTCGACCCGGAGCAGGTGCGGGCGCTGGCCGAGCGGGTCGACCGCGAGCAGGGGCGGCTGGACATCCTGGTCGACGGCATCTGGGGCGGCGACGAGTACATCGGGTGGGGCCAGGCGGTGTGGGACCTGCCGCTGGAGCACGCGCTGCGGTCGATCCGGCTGGGCATCGACGCGCACATCATCACCAGCCACTTCCTGCTGCCGCTGGTGATCCGCAACCAGGGCGGGCTGGTGGTGGAGATGACCGACGGGACCGAGGAGTACAA containing:
- a CDS encoding SDR family oxidoreductase — translated: MSNELSGKVALVAGGTRGASRAIAIELGRRGAFVYVTGRTSGEHRSEVGRPETIEGTLERITDAGGKGAAIRVDHLDPEQVRALAERVDREQGRLDILVDGIWGGDEYIGWGQAVWDLPLEHALRSIRLGIDAHIITSHFLLPLVIRNQGGLVVEMTDGTEEYNSRFREGTSIGFYVAKAASHSIVKAEAHDLAPHGATAVAMTPGWLRSEAMLEHYGVTEENWRDALAKEPHFCISESPVFVGRAVASLAADPERHRFHGQTLNSGQLAKIYEFDDVDGSRPDGWRYVMEVQDAGKPADPTGYR
- a CDS encoding DUF2334 domain-containing protein — its product is MDARLLVSLSGIGPRTLHRCAELAAELDRRNVPLSLLFAPRAEGSQAATEWVRTRVHRGDGLLLHGYDHRITPSHRAVSLHRKAEFAGLPAHEARLRMIAAKAAMEKLDLSADGFAPPRWLASPGTIAAAREQDFALCADLVAVHDLRTRTIHRARVQSFAAHNHRTETVRAFALVLASARAARRGGLVRLGIDAVDLARPGLRHAFLDAVDVALENRAFGTTYGSLTSSPRVPTRTSVPSGARLVNRP
- a CDS encoding ArsR/SmtB family transcription factor, with the protein product MIELVLSAESPVRFGISPLEEALGAVQVMLGLRAHPAHPPWLTGTDLPIAELRAVLSGRRYITDFLSPPPDGPHTTAQAQLDRIRRTPPAQVTAELAMVDADLSLLPDDPARARDLLADQMDLVWTELVAPHWPPMRDVLTADIAYRSRRLADGGLPLALADLHRRVRLAGGSILVESRSRERVRLGGRGLLLLPAVFAWPGVGVVTVPPWQPALLYPARGVAGLWAAPSTPDDRLAKVFGRTKAAVLLALGEPLGTSTLATRLGLAASTVSEHLTALRDVGILTAARTGHEVRYRRSDLGDAILAGLGWG
- a CDS encoding MBL fold metallo-hydrolase translates to MRIVHFGHACVLLETDNARILLDPGAFSEGFEGERELDAVLITHQHFDHIDSERLPKVLEANPGAKLIVDPGSEETVQKLGLEFEVVRPGDSFEAGGAAVNVVGGQHAVIHDDIPVIPNVGYIVDHGAFYHPGDSFFVPEQKIDVLGLPTGAPWLKAGEAVDYLRAVAPRVAVPIHEAVLANPAMHYGLFTNLAPEGTEVRVGTRGEDVKLP